One Arthrobacter sp. StoSoilB20 DNA segment encodes these proteins:
- a CDS encoding SDR family oxidoreductase, producing the protein MSALKGRTAIVTGGATKVGQGVVTALRDAGAVVVVADIDPDGASLAAGLGEGVHYSHTDITDDAAVDRLVSGTAARHGSLDILVNLACTYKDDGGASGRADWLEALNVNLVSAVVASNAARPYLKASGHGAIINFTSISSSVAQTGRWLYPASKAALVQVTRSMAVDFAPDGIRVNSVSPGWVWSNIMDSLSNGNLEKTDAVAAPFHALKRVGRPHEVGDVVAFLAGDQASFVTGADWAVDGGYSALGPERAEETIPLLAAN; encoded by the coding sequence ATGTCAGCACTCAAGGGCAGGACAGCGATAGTTACCGGTGGGGCCACCAAGGTGGGCCAGGGCGTGGTCACCGCCTTGCGGGACGCTGGAGCTGTGGTGGTGGTTGCGGATATAGACCCCGACGGCGCCTCCCTCGCCGCCGGGTTGGGCGAAGGAGTCCACTACTCCCACACAGATATCACCGACGATGCAGCCGTGGACCGGCTGGTCAGCGGGACCGCGGCCCGGCACGGCAGCCTGGACATCCTGGTCAATCTGGCCTGCACATACAAGGACGACGGCGGAGCATCAGGCCGGGCAGACTGGCTCGAAGCACTCAACGTCAACCTTGTCAGCGCGGTAGTGGCAAGCAACGCAGCCCGCCCCTACCTCAAGGCATCCGGACACGGTGCCATCATCAACTTCACCTCGATCTCCAGCTCAGTGGCCCAAACCGGTCGCTGGCTCTACCCGGCCAGCAAAGCAGCCCTGGTCCAGGTCACCCGCAGCATGGCCGTGGACTTCGCACCGGACGGCATTCGGGTCAACTCGGTCAGCCCCGGTTGGGTGTGGAGCAACATCATGGACTCCCTGAGCAACGGGAACCTCGAAAAGACCGACGCCGTGGCCGCCCCGTTCCATGCACTCAAGCGCGTTGGCCGCCCGCATGAGGTGGGCGACGTCGTCGCGTTCCTCGCCGGCGACCAGGCCAGTTTCGTGACCGGCGCGGATTGGGCCGTCGACGGCGGCTACTCCGCCCTGGGGCCGGAACGCGCCGAGGAAACCATCCCCCTCCTTGCCGCCAACTGA